In Salvelinus alpinus chromosome 30, SLU_Salpinus.1, whole genome shotgun sequence, a single genomic region encodes these proteins:
- the LOC139560343 gene encoding zinc finger protein ZFMSA12A-like isoform X1, which produces MAESPFPLPSLGLLVPPLRMMSAVMWQVVRQGNTKHYGKLEEFVSMVTEVVPDLLSNRQRWLLILALRGRVTLELFRSGHPDDLKAVETHLDRITASGLKQSNDAAIEFAESNFLKLIQSLVEDPERREHFFKVVFPVEYGPNFDSSLQTLVCHFLSRLEELLPVPDFKQTALLISAAPSVLEDYMRCVSHGEDLKSLLQNQHCPGKLPKSVPSRTEDRLLVSLSFPPSLRLANASHHSARDSPPLEIRDYQGIMTDSLTGQWAESKASMAKNTGTDSVESQGSEGKDHLKERQRVRLKSEEGREAVVSEHQYSLSSTTAEHDPAATAAASSGVSPEQPRQRVAHKCPQCGRCFIYLYEMLEHQRLHTGENPYKCSQCGKTFRRSSEMSTHRRTQCSNAAYVCIKCGSSFGSVRERVRHRCSGSRRASGLGQAGQFECPQCGKIFKWHNSLKKHLVTHTTDKVFNCRYCGEGPFPGVAELRAHQKVHGAEDKPYKCKQCGKGFSSQVWQNNHEQRHSQERSKICPSCGKAFRCKGDLKLHMRTHTGERPYQCTYCTKRFSVNGNLTIHIRTHTGEKPFLCSDCGKAFCSAGELQIHRRTHTGERPYKCTVCEKGFTMASKVTLHMRVHTGVRPYICHECGKAFSRGAELKKHVLNHTGVRPYPCHLCSKTYTCLNHLKRHLKTHSASQSLDVSGGSTVA; this is translated from the exons GTGACTCTGGAATTGTTCCGATCTGGACATCCCGATGACCTCAAGGCTGTTGAAACACACCTGGATAGAATCACAGCATCTGGTCTGAAACAG TCAAACGATGCCGCGATTGAATTTGCTGAATCTAACTTCCTGAAGCTGATCCAGAGCTTAGTGGAAGACCCAGAAAGGAGGGAACACTTCTTCAAG GTGGTGTTCCCGGTGGAGTATGGTCCTAACTTTGACTCATCGCTGCAAACTCTGGTGTGCCACTTCCTGTCTAGACTGGAGGAGCTGCTGCCGGTCCCAGACTTCAAACAG ACTGCGTTGTTGATCAGTGCCGCCCCCTCTGTTCTGGAGGACTACATGCGCTGTGTCTCTCACGGAGAGGACCTGAAGTCTCTGCTACAGAACCAACACTGCCCTGGGAAGCTGCCCAAGAGCG TTCCCTCGAGGACAGAGGACCGTCTCCTCGTCTCGTTATCCTTCCCTCCATCACTGAGACTGGCCAATGCCTCGCACCACAGCGCCCGCGACAGCCCGCCCTTGGAGATCAGAGACTACCAGGGGATTATGACTGACAGTTTGACTGGCCAATGGGCTGAGTCAAAAGCAAGTATGGCTAAAAATACTGGAACAGATTCAGTAGAAAGCCAAGGATCTGAAGGAAAGGATCACCTGAAGGAGAGACAAAGGGTAAGATTGAAGTCTGAGGAAGGAAGAGAAGCAGTTGTCTCTGAGCACCAATACTCCCTGAGCAGCACGACAGCTGAACACGACCCGGCGGCAACAGCAGCCGCCTCCTCCGGTGTGTCACCAGAGCAGCCGCGGCAGCGCGTGGCCCACAAGTGTCCCCAATGTGGCCGTTGTTTCATCTACCTCTATGAGATGCTGGAGCACCAGAGACTCCACACAGGGGAGAACCCTTACAAGTGTTCCCAGTGCGGTAAGACCTTCAGACGGTCCTCGGAGATGTCCACCCATCGTCGGACACAGTGCTCCAACGCTGCCTATGTCTGTATTAAATGCGGAAGCAGTTTTGGGTCGGTCAGGGAGCGGGTCCGGCACCGGTGTAGTGGCAGTAGACGGGCCAGCGGTTTAGGGCAGGCGGGCCAGTTCGAGTGTCCGCAGTGTGGGAAAATCTTCAAGTGGCACAACTCGTTGAAGAAACACCTGGTAACCCACACCACTGACAAGGTCTTCAACTGCAG GTACTGTGGGGAGGGGCCATTCCCGGGCGTGGCGGAGCTGAGGGCCCACCAGAAGGTCCACGGTGCAGAAGACAAACCTTACAAGTGTAAACAGTGTGGAAAGGGCTTCAGCTCACAG GTCTGGCAAAATAACCACGAGCAACGTCATTCCCAAGAGAGGTCCAAGATCTGCCCCAGCTGTGGAAAGGCCTTCCGCTGTAAAGGAGACCTGAAGCTCCACATGCGGACCCACACCGGCGAGAGGCCGTACCAGTGTACCTACTGCACCAAGCGGTTCTCCGTCAACGGAAACCTGACGATACACATCAGGACTCACACGGGCGAGAAACCTTTCCTCTGCTCTGACTGCGGCAAGGCCTTCTGCTCTGCAGGAGAGCTGCAGATCCACAGGAGAACACACACCGGGGAGAGACCGTACAAATGCACCGTCTGTGAGAAAGGTTTCACCATGGCCAGCAAGGTGACTCTTCACATGCGGGTACACACGGGAGTACGACCCTACATCTGCCACGAGTGTGGGAAGGCATTCTCTCGCGGTGCGGAGTTGAAGAAACATGTTCTGAACCACACTGGGGTGAGACCGTACCCCTGTCATCTCTGTTCTAAGACCTACACCTGTCTAAATCACCTGAAGAGACATTTAAAGACTCACTCTGCCTCCCAGTCGTTGGACGTGAGCGGTGGATCGACTGTAGCATAA
- the LOC139560343 gene encoding zinc finger protein ZFMSA12A-like isoform X2: protein MESPFPLPSLGLLVPPLRMMSAVMWQVVRQGNTKHYGKLEEFVSMVTEVVPDLLSNRQRWLLILALRGRVTLELFRSGHPDDLKAVETHLDRITASGLKQSNDAAIEFAESNFLKLIQSLVEDPERREHFFKVVFPVEYGPNFDSSLQTLVCHFLSRLEELLPVPDFKQTALLISAAPSVLEDYMRCVSHGEDLKSLLQNQHCPGKLPKSVPSRTEDRLLVSLSFPPSLRLANASHHSARDSPPLEIRDYQGIMTDSLTGQWAESKASMAKNTGTDSVESQGSEGKDHLKERQRVRLKSEEGREAVVSEHQYSLSSTTAEHDPAATAAASSGVSPEQPRQRVAHKCPQCGRCFIYLYEMLEHQRLHTGENPYKCSQCGKTFRRSSEMSTHRRTQCSNAAYVCIKCGSSFGSVRERVRHRCSGSRRASGLGQAGQFECPQCGKIFKWHNSLKKHLVTHTTDKVFNCRYCGEGPFPGVAELRAHQKVHGAEDKPYKCKQCGKGFSSQVWQNNHEQRHSQERSKICPSCGKAFRCKGDLKLHMRTHTGERPYQCTYCTKRFSVNGNLTIHIRTHTGEKPFLCSDCGKAFCSAGELQIHRRTHTGERPYKCTVCEKGFTMASKVTLHMRVHTGVRPYICHECGKAFSRGAELKKHVLNHTGVRPYPCHLCSKTYTCLNHLKRHLKTHSASQSLDVSGGSTVA, encoded by the exons GTGACTCTGGAATTGTTCCGATCTGGACATCCCGATGACCTCAAGGCTGTTGAAACACACCTGGATAGAATCACAGCATCTGGTCTGAAACAG TCAAACGATGCCGCGATTGAATTTGCTGAATCTAACTTCCTGAAGCTGATCCAGAGCTTAGTGGAAGACCCAGAAAGGAGGGAACACTTCTTCAAG GTGGTGTTCCCGGTGGAGTATGGTCCTAACTTTGACTCATCGCTGCAAACTCTGGTGTGCCACTTCCTGTCTAGACTGGAGGAGCTGCTGCCGGTCCCAGACTTCAAACAG ACTGCGTTGTTGATCAGTGCCGCCCCCTCTGTTCTGGAGGACTACATGCGCTGTGTCTCTCACGGAGAGGACCTGAAGTCTCTGCTACAGAACCAACACTGCCCTGGGAAGCTGCCCAAGAGCG TTCCCTCGAGGACAGAGGACCGTCTCCTCGTCTCGTTATCCTTCCCTCCATCACTGAGACTGGCCAATGCCTCGCACCACAGCGCCCGCGACAGCCCGCCCTTGGAGATCAGAGACTACCAGGGGATTATGACTGACAGTTTGACTGGCCAATGGGCTGAGTCAAAAGCAAGTATGGCTAAAAATACTGGAACAGATTCAGTAGAAAGCCAAGGATCTGAAGGAAAGGATCACCTGAAGGAGAGACAAAGGGTAAGATTGAAGTCTGAGGAAGGAAGAGAAGCAGTTGTCTCTGAGCACCAATACTCCCTGAGCAGCACGACAGCTGAACACGACCCGGCGGCAACAGCAGCCGCCTCCTCCGGTGTGTCACCAGAGCAGCCGCGGCAGCGCGTGGCCCACAAGTGTCCCCAATGTGGCCGTTGTTTCATCTACCTCTATGAGATGCTGGAGCACCAGAGACTCCACACAGGGGAGAACCCTTACAAGTGTTCCCAGTGCGGTAAGACCTTCAGACGGTCCTCGGAGATGTCCACCCATCGTCGGACACAGTGCTCCAACGCTGCCTATGTCTGTATTAAATGCGGAAGCAGTTTTGGGTCGGTCAGGGAGCGGGTCCGGCACCGGTGTAGTGGCAGTAGACGGGCCAGCGGTTTAGGGCAGGCGGGCCAGTTCGAGTGTCCGCAGTGTGGGAAAATCTTCAAGTGGCACAACTCGTTGAAGAAACACCTGGTAACCCACACCACTGACAAGGTCTTCAACTGCAG GTACTGTGGGGAGGGGCCATTCCCGGGCGTGGCGGAGCTGAGGGCCCACCAGAAGGTCCACGGTGCAGAAGACAAACCTTACAAGTGTAAACAGTGTGGAAAGGGCTTCAGCTCACAG GTCTGGCAAAATAACCACGAGCAACGTCATTCCCAAGAGAGGTCCAAGATCTGCCCCAGCTGTGGAAAGGCCTTCCGCTGTAAAGGAGACCTGAAGCTCCACATGCGGACCCACACCGGCGAGAGGCCGTACCAGTGTACCTACTGCACCAAGCGGTTCTCCGTCAACGGAAACCTGACGATACACATCAGGACTCACACGGGCGAGAAACCTTTCCTCTGCTCTGACTGCGGCAAGGCCTTCTGCTCTGCAGGAGAGCTGCAGATCCACAGGAGAACACACACCGGGGAGAGACCGTACAAATGCACCGTCTGTGAGAAAGGTTTCACCATGGCCAGCAAGGTGACTCTTCACATGCGGGTACACACGGGAGTACGACCCTACATCTGCCACGAGTGTGGGAAGGCATTCTCTCGCGGTGCGGAGTTGAAGAAACATGTTCTGAACCACACTGGGGTGAGACCGTACCCCTGTCATCTCTGTTCTAAGACCTACACCTGTCTAAATCACCTGAAGAGACATTTAAAGACTCACTCTGCCTCCCAGTCGTTGGACGTGAGCGGTGGATCGACTGTAGCATAA